A region of the Brachyhypopomus gauderio isolate BG-103 chromosome 11, BGAUD_0.2, whole genome shotgun sequence genome:
CAGAGAAATGAACGGTGCAACCGATGTCTCATATCCCCTCTTTCAGACATGGAAAATggtgtgagacagagaaagaccaTTTcttttcacacatacacatacactggcACAAAATAACCTCAAAATAACCTCAATAATCTTCTCTTTAATGGCTTACAACAGCTGAAGATGCTTAATAATTGAAGGGGAAAAGAGCATACGTGCTTACAAGGAGATATGCGTACAGTTTAGCCCCCTGGACCTAACATGATGAAGAAATACTAATAAAAAGATTGATGAAATCAGTAGCAAAATCTGATCTTTCTTCATAAATAATAGCCTGTTTCTCTGAACCATTTGTCTCATTATAATAGTTTTAACATGGCTATCTGTTACATGCAATGCAGAACCTGTCAACCCTTATGCTAACTTTAGACTCAGTAGCCTACATCAGTTAATGAGATGCGTATAAGTTCCTTGGGTTGATCTCTTGACCATTTCTTAATGAGCAAAAGTAAAAGTTCAACTCTATTATTTATAGCATGTTACACACATGATAAGGTCAAGTGGTTAAAATAGAATTCGAAACACGTTAGTCCTAATTATAGAATTATTACTGAGACCCTAAAGCCTGACCTTAAACTAAAATTCTGCCTTCAACACGGTAGCATTTGCCCACAGGAAATGAGCTTGACGCCTGTTCCATGCCCAATTAACACAAAGCCTTACGACACTTCCCATTTTCTGAGGAAtagggatgatgatgatgatgatgatgatgataatgatgatgatgataggtTTTAAACTAGGTCCAGTCTGAGAAGACAGATGAATTGCTTAATATGTGATCAGAGCACAGacgcatagacacacacacacacacacacacacacacacacaaacacaggtgtgaATCGCAGAATGAAAGGAAACAAGCATAAAATGTGGGAGGGAGGTCACATATACACAAAGAGTGATCTTTGCATGCACTTCAGATAGACAATGTgctttttgcttgtttgttttaagtaaatgtatgtttttttatataggatatgctttttacttcctttGCGTGGAGCTCAGCGCGAGATAATTAACACACCGTGTCTGGTCGAGAGAATCACCATTCGGAATGTAATGACCAAATATAATCtaaaatttaaaacattttctttttcacagaactttaactttaacatgTGTCAGAGAATATTTGAACTATTTTTCTTTCTGGAAAAAAATCCAGTAATTTTGGTTGTTCGGCTTGGACCTGTTGGTGCTAGGGCACTTGCTAGGATGACTTTGTTGAAGGCGGATTTAGGGAGACGCCATTTTCGCTCTACGGAAATAACACTTCTCGGAAGCACACTATTTTCAAGCGCCCTAGCTTAGATGCCCTTTTATTTAGAAATAAATAACGGATAAGGATAAATCATGAACAACGCTGCACTTACATATAAACGTAAGTGGCCAATAAATTATGTATCCACTACGGTTTGTTCATTTTTCTACCTTTCTGCGGTGGTGACACAATCAGTTTAAGTAATCTGGCTAGCTGGCTGGCTAGCTAACTAAATGGGGTTAACCAGCCTCTTTCTTTGTTGCTATGTAGTGACCGAGGTGGACATAAAAAATCTGATACGCGTGCGAACAGCGAACGCGGCGCTTTTCACCAGGAGAAGAAATGCAGCCAAAACAGCGTGGAGGTAACTTAAGCTGCTGGCGATGAGCAATAACGACAGCGATTCAGTACATATGACTGATCTTTGCTTTATTTCAGCGCAATTCTCAACGAGCTTGGGCTTGAAGACAAGGTAACAGTTGAACAGATCGCGAAGAAATGGGAAAACCTAAAGATGAAGTACAAGGTTTGTCTACCGTACTTTCTGATTTGTAACGTGTCACTTTAGAAAATGTACTCATTGCTTTGTAAGAAGATACACTTAAGTTAACAATAgattttgactttttttttaaataaaggaaATAAAATTTCCTCCACCTGGCATGGAGGTAGGATCAAGGTCCTCTCAGTGGAAATGGTTTGACCTCCTCGATGAAGCATTACGAGAGGAGTTTCCTGACAGCAACTATCACccgatgatgtcatcattgagCGATGAAGAATGTGGACCACAGGCCAGCAAGAGGATATGTCAGGTGAAAGTAGGAGGGGACATTTTAGAATTGATGGTGGACGATGAAGGCATATCTCGGGTAATGGACCCGGGGTCAGCTGCACTGAAACAAGCAAGCCTCCATGGAGATGAGACCTCCACAATGCTGTCGGATCTGGACCTTGAGGGTGCCAAATTTGCCCAAGAACGCCAGCTTCTGGAGAAAGAGCATACGGAGCTGGATCGAGAGAGACTCGTATTCGAGAGGGAGAAGGATCTGGCAGAGAGGGAAATTATGGCACTCCAGAGAGACAGGGCGCAGCTAGAGAGGGACAGGGCTTCTGTGGACCGAGACAGAGCATCTCTTGATCAGGACAGAGCCCAGTTAGAAAAAGACCGGGCTGCATTAGAGAGGAACAAGGCGGCACTtctaagagacagagacaatcTGAATGCCATGATCCATGGAAAAAACACCTCTGGACATAATGTTGACACTCCACATGAGAAAAACAGGGAGAAATTAATCCTCTTAATTGAAAGATTGATAGATAAGTTTTGAAGACATTTTCATCATCAGTGACCAGACTGGAATTTTTTAAACCAAAGTTTAAATTTCACATTCAAATGTATTTCACAGCAGGCGTTTATCAACCTTTTGAGCTGTAACCATGCAGGAAAAGCTGTAAAAGTCAAGTTAGTCTCTGCTGCAGatggtaaaaaagaaataaacGGCTTCTGAGGCCATGTGTTATGAGGAACTATACTTAAGTATGAATATTACTTAACTGACAAAAGTGTTTGTGTTATGTTTTGCCTGTTTATAGATTAGCATGGTAAAACTTTCAGACATTTGCTTATGTTTCTGACTCTGAATTAAACTACATATATGTGTACTGAATTTAGAAAGTGCGGATGACTTCATTTTTGCGTTATTTCAAGAACATTGGTAGCTATGTTGTGACGACCTTAACCGTTAGCCTAGTATTTGATTCATGTGCAGAAAGTCTGTTTTAAAGAAATCTCCTTTAGATATTACATAAGTACTCATCAGCCATGTTCCTTGTGCGTGCATACCATTAACAGTCTATAAAGATCAAGATAAGTATGTAAAACGAGGGGTAACAGCTAAGTTTGCTTCCTGCCGAACAAAGGATGTTGTGCagaaaataaaattttttttaggCCTACACAATGCCGGGAACAAAAAGAGCTAAAG
Encoded here:
- the LOC143527631 gene encoding uncharacterized protein LOC143527631, whose amino-acid sequence is MNNAALTYKLTEVDIKNLIRVRTANAALFTRRRNAAKTAWSAILNELGLEDKVTVEQIAKKWENLKMKYKEIKFPPPGMEVGSRSSQWKWFDLLDEALREEFPDSNYHPMMSSLSDEECGPQASKRICQVKVGGDILELMVDDEGISRVMDPGSAALKQASLHGDETSTMLSDLDLEGAKFAQERQLLEKEHTELDRERLVFEREKDLAEREIMALQRDRAQLERDRASVDRDRASLDQDRAQLEKDRAALERNKAALLRDRDNLNAMIHGKNTSGHNVDTPHEKNREKLILLIERLIDKF